Proteins from a genomic interval of Rhipicephalus microplus isolate Deutch F79 chromosome 6, USDA_Rmic, whole genome shotgun sequence:
- the LOC119167029 gene encoding gem-associated protein 6 translates to MATETGVGSEHTSDTLPNDNPLLLMSYVHKLVRVETTEGDVLAGYVKTVDPISKSVILVLFEDGKAKVLHVIMGHAVKSVTVVTDASPAEKEQIETLFMLTQKELSAEELRQRKEKVRSWMCVNRIPIAEATKEPGTLVIAGSVRLLPPYGPDDLQCTNSLVLGKIRGMISLMPSDVESWMSPYEPIK, encoded by the exons ATGGCAACCGAGACCGGCGTTGGTTCCGAACACACGAGTGACACTTTACCTAATGACAATCCTTTGTTGCTAATGTCGTACGTGCACAAGCTTGTTCGTGTTGAAACTACGGAGGGGGATGTTCTCGCCGGTTACGTTAAGACAGTCGACCCAATCTCCAAAAG CGTCATTCTGGTCCTGTTTGAGGACGGCAAAGCAAAGGTGCTGCATGTCATCATGGGACATGCGGTCAAGTCGGTGACAGTCGTCACAGACGCGAGCCCTGCGGAAAAGGAGCAGATCGAGACACTGTTCATGCTGACGCAGAAAGAGCTCAGTGCGGAGGAGCTTCGCCAGAGAAAAGAGAAGGTTCGTTCGTGGATGTGTGTCAACCGCATTCCAATCGCCGAGGCCACCAAGGAACCCGGTACATTGGTCATTGCCGGATCGGTGCGGCTGCTGCCACCCTATGGGCCGGACGACTTGCAGTGCACCAACTCTCTCGTGCTTGGCAAGATACGCGGAATGATCTCGCTGATGCCTTCTGACGTCGAGTCGTGGATGAGCCCTTACGAACCGATAAAGTAG
- the LOC119167028 gene encoding TNF receptor-associated factor 6 encodes MNRTDYYSKFSCPVCLRPSQNMVFGLCQHFVCASCLYEPDSESLKPVFYCCPLCKAKDVFPDYRPENTTKLLMNIVGVVECPRKRCGEEMWAWDVEEHQGSCVGIGRRSLARCSRSTVSGRSGQRVATRQSERQRSKSPVELRK; translated from the exons ATGAATCGCACCGATTACTACTCGAA GTTCAGCTGCCCGGTCTGTCTGAGGCCGAGTCAGAACATGGTATTCGGCTTGTGCCAGCACTTCGTGTGCGCTTCCTGTCTGTACGAGCCGGACAGCGAAAGTTTGAAGCCTGTGTTTTATTGTTGTCCCCTCTGCAAAGCCAAGGACGTGTTCCCAGATTACCG CCCCGAAAATACCACTAAGCTGCTGATGAACATTGTTGGCGTCGTGGAGTGCCCTCGGAAACGGTGCGGTGAAGAAATGTGGGCTTGGGACGTGGAAGAACACCAAGG GTCTTGCGTGGGCATCGGAAGACGGTCGTTGGCGCGTTGCTCTCGCTCCACAGTAAGTGGTCGCAGTGGCCAGAGAGTCGCCACCCGCCAGAGCGAGCGGCAGAGGAGCAAGAGCCCTGTTGAACTCAGGAAGTGA